The Acinonyx jubatus isolate Ajub_Pintada_27869175 chromosome D1, VMU_Ajub_asm_v1.0, whole genome shotgun sequence genome includes a window with the following:
- the LOC106979530 gene encoding LOW QUALITY PROTEIN: olfactory receptor 1S1-like (The sequence of the model RefSeq protein was modified relative to this genomic sequence to represent the inferred CDS: inserted 1 base in 1 codon; substituted 1 base at 1 genomic stop codon): MLPHWLFFGSVKTLCSFLQISRNMHQGNRTTVSGFLLLGLFNQAEQQKVLFVLFLGMYLVTVVGNGLIILAIGLDSYLHTPMYFFLANLSFADISSVSTSVPKMLMNIQTKTQSISDENCITQMYFSIVFVVIDNFLLGVMAYDRFXAICHPLNYMTIMQPRLCVSLAVIPWVLSNAVALMHTLLLLPLLFCDSNTLPHFFCDLVPLLKLSCSDTRTNELVLFIAGLSVVTFPFALILFSYICIVRAVLXISSTEGKWKAFSTCGSHLTVVLLFYGTIVGVYFFPSTTHPDGGDKIGAVLFTVVTPMKNPFIYSLRNKDMKGALRKLLSRKIFLPLMPWASDLSP; this comes from the exons ATGTTACCACACTGGCTTTTCTTTGGGTCTGTGAAGACCTTGTGTTCCTTTCTCCAGATCAGCAGAAATATGCATCAAGGAAATCGAACCACCGTCTCTGGGTTCCTCCTTCTGGGACTCTTCAACCAGGCTGAGCAGCAGAAGGTCCTCTTTGTGCTTTTCCTGGGTATGTACCTGGTCACTGTAGTTGGGAATGGACTCATCATCCTGGCCATCGGCTTGGATTCTTACCTTCACACtcccatgtatttcttccttgccaatctgTCCTTTGCTGATATTTCCTCTGTATCCACCTCAGTCCCCAAGATGCTGATGAATATTCAGACCAAGACTCAATCCATCTCCGATGAGAACTGCATCACGCAAATGTACTTTTCTATTGTGTTTGTCGTTATTGACAATTTCCTCTTGGGCgtcatggcctatgaccgct GTGCTATCTGCCACCCTCTGAACTACATGACCATCATGCAACCCAGGCTCTGCGTTTCACTTGCAGTCATTCCGTGGGTCCTCAGTAATGCTGTTGCCCTAATGCACACTCTTCTGCTCCTTCCGTTGCTTTTCTGTGACAGCAACACTCTCCCACACTTCTTCTGTGATTTGGTGCCTCTGCTCAAGCTGTCCTGCTCAGACACAAGGACCAATGAACTCGTATTATTTATCGCGGGCTTATCGGTTGTCACCTTCCCCTTTGCCCTCATCCTCTTCTCCTACATCTGCATTGTCAGGGCTGTCCTGTGAATCTCATCCACAGAGGGAAAGTGGaaagccttctccacctgtggCTCTCACCTGACAGTTGTATTGCTCTTCTATGGGACCATTGTAGGGGTTTACTTCTTCCCCTCAACCACTCACCCTGATGGCGGAGATAAGATTGGTGCAGTGCTATTCACTGTGGTGACACCCATGAAGAACCCCTTCATCTATAGCCTGAGGAACAAGGACATGAAAGGTGCCCTAAGAAAGCTCCTCAGTAGGAAAATCTTCCTCCCTTTGATGCCGTGGGCATCTGATTTATCCCCATAA
- the LOC106979531 gene encoding olfactory receptor 9Q2-like, producing the protein MAGRNDTVVTEFFLTAFPEHPEWGLPLFLVFLSFYLLTLLGNTGMVILIRVDGRLHTPMYFFLGHLSFVDICYSSVTVPQMLAVLLEHGAALSYTRCAAQFFLFTFFASIDCYLLAIMAYDRYVAVCRPLLYVTVMTEKARWGLLAAAYAAGFSSAFVRTVTAFTLSFCGTNEIDFIFCDLPPLLKLTCGDSYTQEVVIIVFAIFVMPLCVLVILVSYVFIIVAIMRIRSAGGRAKTFSTCASHLTAVSLFFGTLIFMYLRGNSGQSSEEDRAVSVLYTVMTPMLNPFIYSLRNKEVKEAVVKALSRSKSRGRP; encoded by the coding sequence ATGGCTGGGAGGAATGACACTGTAGTGACCGAGTTCTTCCTCACTGCATTCCCAGAGCATCCTGAGTGGGGGCTCCCTCTCTTCCTGGTGTTTTTGAGTTTCTATCTCCTCACTCTGCTGGGGAACACGGGAATGGTCATCCTGATCCGTGTGGATGGCCGGCTTCACACCCCGATGTACTTCTTCCTTGGCCACCTTTCCTTCGTGGACATCTGCTACTCGTCCGTCACGGTCCCCCAGATGCTGGCCGTGCTGCTGGAGCACGGGGCGGCTCTGTCCTACACACGCTGTGCCGCTCAGTTCTTCCTCTTCACCTTCTTTGCTTCCATCGACTGCTACCTCCTGGCAatcatggcctatgaccgctatgtggccGTGTGCCGGCCCCTGCTTTATGTCACCGTCATGACCGAGAAGGCCCGCTGGGGCTTACTGGCTGCAGCTTATGCGGCTGGTTTCTCCAGTGCCTTTGTTCGGACGGTCACAGCCTTCACCCTCTCCTTCTGTGGAACCAATGAGATCGACTTTATTTTCTGTGATCTCCCTCCCCTGTTAAAGCTGACCTGTGGGGACAGCTACACCCAGGAGGTGGTCATTATTGTGTTTGCCATTTTTGTCATGCCTCTTTGTGTATTGGTGATCTTGGTGTCCTATGTGTTTATCATCGTGGCCATCATGAGGATCCGCTCCGCGGGGGGCCGGGCCAAGACCTTCTCCACGTGTGCCTCCCACCTCACGGCCGTGTCACTCTTCTTCGGCACTCTCATCTTCATGTACCTCCGAGGCAACTCGGGCCAGTCCTCGGAGGAGGACCGAGCGGTGTCAGTGCTCTACACAGTGATGACccccatgctgaaccccttcaTCTATAGCCTGAGGAATAAGGAGGTAAAGGAGGCGGTTGTGAAAGCCCTGAGCAGGTCAAAGTCTCGTGGAAGGCCCTAG